Within Primulina huaijiensis isolate GDHJ02 unplaced genomic scaffold, ASM1229523v2 scaffold24473, whole genome shotgun sequence, the genomic segment CACAATATCAAAGTCGTCTAAAGTGGTTCAAAGGAAGATACAGCAATTATTGTAAGCTTATGCGTCATAACTCTGGTTTTGGATGGGATCCTGAGACAAAGAAATTCACGGCTAATGACGAAGTATGGGAAGATTATTTTAAGGTGAGAGTCTtcgagttaaaaaaaaataaaatttatgtttacaATTAGATTTATAACTAGCTTAACacttgatgttatttttttctctttaccAGTCTCACCCTAAACATGAACACTATCGGACAGACACTTTTGAGGATTATGAAGACCTGAGAATTGTGGTTGGGACTGGAACTGCTACAGGAAAACACTCAATTGGAGTAGGAGATGACACTGATGCAAGAAAATTTGAGATAGAAGAAAACAGGGGAACTAGTTTAATAGACGATTATGTGTTTGATCACAACATTGGTGAATATTTCGTGCAAAGCGACGGACAAGAATCTTCGTATCAACCTCCATTTTTCGAGGACTCTATTTCACCATTACCCTCTCAGCCCATAAGTTCAGAGGTTCCAGCAACAACTAGGAAATGGGATAGGACCGAGTTTGAAGCAAAATCAAACACATTCAAAAGTATTGACCCAAATGCTATGCATGAGTTCTCCCATAGTCTTGAG encodes:
- the LOC140967196 gene encoding uncharacterized protein, giving the protein MRHNSGFGWDPETKKFTANDEVWEDYFKSHPKHEHYRTDTFEDYEDLRIVVGTGTATGKHSIGVGDDTDARKFEIEENRGTSLIDDYVFDHNIGEYFVQSDGQESSYQPPFFEDSISPLPSQPISSEVPATTRKWDRTEFEAKSNTFKSIDPNAMHEFSHSLEKVVSKIESIGNAGDTC